One Meriones unguiculatus strain TT.TT164.6M chromosome 5, Bangor_MerUng_6.1, whole genome shotgun sequence DNA segment encodes these proteins:
- the Vgll4 gene encoding transcription cofactor vestigial-like protein 4 isoform X3: MIKVRNKTVNGDCRRDPRERSRSPIERAAAPAVSLHGGHLYASLPSLMEQPLALTKNSGDTGRSAVERQQNRPSVITCASAGARNCNLSHCPIAHSGCSAPGSASYRRPPSATATCDPVVEEHFRRSLGKNYKEPEPAPNSVSITGSVDDHFAKALGDTWLQIKAAKDSASSSPESASRRGQPASPTAHMVSHSHSPSVVS; encoded by the exons ATGATTAAAGTGAG GAATAAGACTGTCAATGGAGACTGCCGCAGAGACCCCCGGGAACGGAGCCGCAGTCCCATTGAGCGGGCCGCAGCCCCTGCTGTAAGCTTGCATGGTGGCCACCTGTATGCATCCCTCCCCAGTCTCATGGAGCAACCTCTTGCATTGACTAAGAACAGCGGTGACACGGGCAGGTCGGCTGTGGAGCGGCAGCAG AACCGGCCCTCCGTGATCACCTGCGCATCTGCGGGCGCCCGCAACTGCAACCTCTCTCACTGCCCCATTGCGCACAGTGGCTGTTCTGCACCGGGCTCGGCCAGCTACCGGAGACCGCCCAGTG CGACCGCCACATGTGACCCTGTGGTAGAAGAACACTTCCGCCGGAGCCTGGGCAAGAACTACAAGGAACCAGAACCCGCACCCAACTCGGTGTCCATCACTGGCTCTGTGGATGACCACTTTGCCAAAGCACTGGGTGACACATGGCTTCAGATTAAAGCGGCCAAGGACAGCGCGTCCAGCAGCCCGGAGTCGGCCTCACGCCggggccagccagccagccccacTGCCCACATGGTCAGCCACAGTCACTCCCCCTCTGTGGTCTCCTGA